One Streptomyces sp. 1331.2 genomic window, CTGCCCGTCGACGGCACCCTGCCCAACCGCTACGTCTCCTCCTTCGCGGTCGACGAGAACGACGCCCAGCACGTCTTCGTCTCCTTCAGCGGCTTCTCCCGCAGCTGGACCGAGGGCCCGGGCGCCGGCATCGGCCACCTCTTCGAGACCCACGACGGCGGCACGAGCTGGACCGACGTCTCGGCCAACCTGCCCGACGTCCCGGCCACCTCGATCAAGCTGCTGCCGAACGGCGGCCTCGCCCTCGGCACCGACCTCGCCGCCTTCTACCGCGCGCCCGGCACCAGCGACTTCAGGGTCCTCGGCAAGGGCCTGCCCACCACCTCGGTGCAGCAGCTGAAGATCGGCCCGGACGGCAAGCTCTACGCCGCCACCTTCGGCCGCGGCGTGTGGTCCTTCGACCTGCGCCGTCTCGGCCACGGCCGCTACGACGAGACGGACGACTGATCCGTTTCTGATCCCTTTCTGACCCGTTTCGCCGAGCGACACCGCCGGTGTGCGGACCGGTCATCCGACCGGTCCGCACACCGGCGGTTCTTCATCCCGGGGGACAGGTGCTGTCGCGGACGACCAGTTCGGGCCGCAGCAGTTGCAGTGAGTTGACCACCGTGCCGGACTTGGCGACGGCGCGCAGCAGCAGTTCGATCGCCAGGCGGGCCATCTCCTGCTTGGGGATGGCGACGCTGGTGAGGGCGGGCCGGGCAAGGCGGACTTCGGGGTTGTCGTCGTGGCCGACGACGGACAGGTCGCCCGGCACGGAACGCCCGGCGAACCTGGCGGCCTCCAGGGCGCCGAGGGCGAGGACGTCGTGGGTGGCGAAGACCGCGGTCAGGGCGGGGTCGGCGGCGAGGGCCGCGTCGGCCGCGGCGAAGCCGCCCGCGACGGTGGGTTCGGCTGCGGTGTGGACGGCGCGGTCGGGGACGGTGAGGCCGTCGGCGGCGAAGGCCCGCCGGAATCCGGCCACGCGGGGGGCGTGGTCGGGACTGGCCAGGACGGCCACCCGCTCGTGTCCGAGGGCCCGCAGGTGGCGTCCGGCCAGGTAGCCCGCGTGCTCGTAGTCGATGGTGACGACCGGGAAGGTGTCCGGCACGTCGCTCTCCCAGGCGCACAGTGCGACCGGGAACCGGGCGTCGGCCAGCAGCGGCAGGTGGCCGATCAGGTCGCGGTCCCCGGCGATCAGCAGGGCGTCCACCGAGCGGCTGGTGAGGCCGGCGAGGTGGCGGCGGGCGCGCTCGCCGTCCAGGCGGGTGGTGCACAGCAGCAGGTGGTAGCCGTGCTCCTCCAGGACGTCCTCGACGGCTTCGACGACGGCGGAGTAGAACGCCCCGGCGACGGTGGGCACGAACAGCCCCACGGTCCTGGTGCTGCCGGTGGCCAGTGAGCGGGCCACCAGGTTGGGGGTGTACCCGAGTTCGTCGATCGCGGCCCGGACCCGGGCTGCGGTCGCGGGCCGTACGGCGACCCGGCCGCTGATGACGTTCGAGACCGTCTGCTTCGTGACGCCGGCCCGTCGGGCCACGTCCTGCATCGTCACCATGAGCGCCCCACGATTTGACCGGTCAATCCTGATGACTCGACCGTAGGACCAGGGTTGAGGAGGAGTCAAGCCGTCCTGACAGGCCGTGAACTGGGCGACGGAAGCGGAGCGCGTACGACCGCTCGGGCCGGTCCGGCCAATATTGCCGGGTCTCTTGTTTTACCGGTCAAGTGAGCTATACGGTTCCCAACCATCCAGCGGGGCCGGGTCTGCCGCCTCCCTGCCCCCGACGTCTGCCTGCCCGGGCCCGCGCGGCCGTCGTGCCTCCGAGAGGACACCCCATGCGTAGATCAACCATGCCCGCCACCAGCCGCGTCCTGGGAGCCGCACTCGCCTCGGCACTCGCCCTCGGGGTCGGCGCATGCGGTTCCGGCTCCGGCTCGGACTCCGGCTCCGGCGGCGAGGCCAAGGCCGGGTCGAGCTTCACCTACTGGTCGATGTGGCGGGCCGAGGAGCCGCAGGCCCAGGTGCTGAAGGCCTCGATCGCGGACTTCACCGCCGCGACCGGCATCAAGGTCGACGTCAACTGGGCCGGCCGCGACGTCTCGAAGAAGATCGGCCCGGCGATCGCCGCCAACCAGGCGCCCGACCTGTGGGACCAGGCCAACGACGCGATCTTCGGCGCCGTCGCCTCGGCCGGCCAGGCCCGCGACCTGTCCGCCGTGCTGGCCATGCAGGTCCCCGGCGAGAACGTCCCGGTCTCCCAGGTGATCCCGGCCAAGTACTTCGACATGCTGCCGAAGGACCCGGCCGGGTCCAACCACTACGTCATCCCCTACGAGGTCGCCACCACCGGCCTCTACTACAACGCGGCCGACCCGGACATCGCCGCCGCCCTGCCCGCCGCCCCCGCCGACTGGGCGGGCCTACTGAAGGCCTGCGACGCGCTCAAGGCCAGGAACAGGCCCTGCATCGCCTCCGAGGGCGAGGACCCCTGGACCAACGGCCTCTACCTCGACTACCTGCTGAACGCGGGCGGCGTCGACGTCAGCAAGCTCGCCGCCGACAGGTCCGGCGCGGCCTGGGACGCCCCCGCCGTGCTGAAGGCGGCGCAGCAGGTCGAGCAACTGGTCAAGGGCGGGTACCTCATCCCGGGCTACGACGCGACCAAGTACCCGGCGCAGGAGACCAATTGGACGGCCGGCAAGGCGGCGCTCTACATGAACGGCAGCTGGGTCACCGCCGAGGTCGCCAAGCAGGTCCCGGCCGGCTGGACGTTCGGCTCGATCCTGCCGCCCGGCGTGAAGAGCCCGGACGCCGCACTGTTCGGCTTCTCGGTCCCGAAGAAGGCCAGGCACGCGGAGGCGGCCGAGCAGTTCATCGCCTTCTTCCTGCAGAAGAAGCAGATCGCCGGGATCTCGACCACCGCGCTCAACATCACCCCGCGCGAGGACATCCCGGCCCCGGCCGAACTCGCCGACGCTCAGAAGGCGTTGAGCGGTTCGACGGTCCGGCTGGCCTTCGACGGCGTGGCCGGCGACTGGTTGCCGAAGGTCCTCGACAAGAACTACCTGGACCTGTGGCACGGCAAGACCGGCGCGGAGCAGTTCGTCGCCAAGTGCAAGGCCGACCAGGCCTCGTACTGGAAGACCCAGGGCTGAGCCGGTGCCCACCCTGCTCCGTGCCAGCCTCCGTGACAGCCCCCGGCCCCGGAGCGGGCCGGCCCGGCAGGCCCCACCGGCCTCGGCCCGCCGCGGCGCCGGCCCGCTGCAGGCCCGGCAGCGCCGGACGTTCTGGCCGTTCACCGCCCCCGCCCTGCTCACCTACGGGGTGCTGTTCCTCGCCCCGGTCGGGTACGCGGTCTGGACCAGCCTCCACAAGTGGGACGGCATGGGAACGATGCAGTGGCGTGGCCTGCGCAACTACCAACTCCTGTTCCAGGACCCGTACTTCCGTACCGCCCTGGTCAACACCCTGAAGCTGATGTTCGTCGGCGGCACGGTCACCTTCGCCATCAGCTTCGCGCTGACCCTGGTGCTGCGCGAGATGCGGGCCAGACTGTTCGCCAGGTCCGTGCTGTTCTTCCCGTGCCTGGTCAACGGCATGGTCTTCGGCATCGCGGCGGGCTTCCTGTTCTCGCCGACCGGACCGGTCGACCAGGTGCTGCACGTCCTCGGGGTCACCACGCCGCCGAAGTGGCTGTCGACGGACAACCTGCTGCCGATGATCCTGTCCACACTGATCTGGACGGCGACCGGCTACTACACCTCCATCATCATGGCCGCCGTCGACCAGATCCCGCAGTACCTCTACGAGGCGGCCGAACTCGACGGCGCGAACGCCTTCCAGCGCTTCCGCCACGTGACCCTGCCCTGCGCCTGGGACGTCGTCTCGGTGTGCGCGGTGCTGTGGACGGTCAGCTCGGTGAAGATCTTCGAGCTGATCCTGCTGTTCGGCGGCACCAGCAGCGCCTACCCGCCGGCCGACAGCTGGAACACCGCCATGTACGTGTACGCGGAGGCGTTCCCCCAGGCCACGACGCCGAGGCTCGGGACGGCCACGGCAGCGGCGATCGTCAGCCTGTTCATGGTCACCGTGGTGACGCTGGTCCTGCGCCGGCTGATGCGCCGCGATCCCGTCGAGTACTGAGAAAGGTCACAGCCCGTGCAAACCCAACGCCGGTCGAGCGGCCCGGTCAGACCGATCGCCACGGCGCTCGTCTGGTGCGTGGTGGCGGCGGACCTCCTGCTGATCGCCTGGATCGCGCTGACCTCGCTGCGCGGCAGCTCCGACATCCTCCGGCAGGCCTTCGCGCTGCCGGCGCCGCCCCGCTTCGACAACTACGCCAGGGCCTTCCAGGACGGCGGCTTCGGGCCCGCGGCGTTCAACAGCGTCATCGCCGCGGTGGTCTCCTCCGTCCTCGCCGTCGTCATCGCCGCACCCTGCGCCTACGCCCTGGCGCGCCGCCGCTCGCGGGTCTCCTCCGCACTCACGGTGTCCTTCGCGATGGGCCTCGGCGTGCCCGGCCAGGTGCTGGTGGTGCCGCTGTTCGTCGGCCTGGCCCAGGTGAACCTGCTGGACAGCCGGTTCGGCCTGATCCTGGTCTACGTCGGCCTGGCCATGCCCTTCACCGTGTTCGTCCTGACGGGGTTCTTCAGCGGGATCCCGACCGTGCTGGAGGAGGCCGCCGCCCTGGACGGCGCCGGGCCGCTGCGCACCTTCGTGCAGGTCGTGATCCCGGTCGCCCGCGGCGGCCTGATCACCGCGTTCCTGCTGCAGTTCATCAGCTCCTGGAACGAGACGCTGTTCGCCCTCGTCCTGACGCACAGCCAGGACCGGATCACCCTGCCGGTGGCGCTCTCCCAGTTCGTCGCCGCCGCGCAGCTCAACGGCATGGACTACGGCACGATGTTCGCCGGAGTCTGCATCATCCTCGCCCCGATGATCGCGCTATTCTCCTGGCTGGGAACGCGGATCATCCAGGGCATGACCATGGGAATCGGCAAATGACCTCGACCCTGCGCACCGACGTCCTGCGGATCGAGGGGGCCGGAGACCCGGTCGGCACCCTCCCCATCCTGCACGGAATCCCGTCCCGGGTCGCCGACGGCGTCGGCATCGACGCCGAGATGCGCCGCAACCTCGCCTACGGAGCACCGCACTCGCTGCTGCCCTACACCCGGCAGGACGGCTACGACCGCACCCGCACCGAGCGCGACCTGCCCACCGTGGTGCTGGAGAACGACGTCCTCACCGCCACCTTCCTGCCCGGCTACGGCGGCCGCCTCTGGTCGCTGGTCCACCGGCCGAGCGGCCGCGAACTGCTCCACCGCAACCCGATCCTGCAGCCGGCCAACCTCGCGCTGCGGGACGCCTGGCCGGCCGGCGGCGTGGAGTGGAACCTCGGCACCACCGGCCACTGGCCGCTGACCTGCGAGCCGCTGCACGCGGTCCGCGCGAGCGCGCCGGACGGCACCCCGGTGCTGCGGATGTTCGCCTACGAGCGGCTGCGCGGCCTGATCCTGCGGATGGACACCTGGCTTCCGGCCGGCTCGCCGGTCCTGTTCGTCCACGTCGCCGTGCACAACCCGTCCACCGAGGAGGCCCCGGTCTACTGGTGGTCGAACATCGCCGTCCCGCAGGCCGCGGACGTACGGGTGCTCGCCCCGGCCGACCACGCCTTCCACTGCGACTACGTCAGCGAGCTCAGGCGCGTGCCGTTCCCGGCCGTCACGGGCGGGGAGCGCAGCAGGGACCACAACAGGGACCACAGCTACCCCGGCCGGGCCGGTGCCGCCGCCGACTACTTCCTCGACCTCCCTGCCGGCGAACGCCGCTGGATCGCGGCCCTGGACGGGACCGGAGCAGGCCTGGTCCAGACCTCCACCGAGCGGCTGCGCGGCCGCAAGCTCTTCTGCTGGGGCACGGGCACCGGCGGCAGGCACTGGCAGGAGTGGCTGTCCGGGCCCGGCTCCGCGTACCTGGAGATCCAGGCCGGACTCGCCCGCACCCAGCTGGAGCACCTGCCGATGCCCGCCGGCGCGACCTGGTCCTGGGTCGAGGCGTACGGGATGCTCGAAACCGACCCCTCGGCCGTGCACGGGCCCTGGGAGCAGGCCCGGTCGGCCGCCGCCGACGCCCTCGACCTGCTCGTCCCGGCCGAAGGGCTGGAGCGGGCGCTGGCCCTGGCCGGCCAGTTCGGCGAGCCGCAGGAGGTCCTGGCGCAGGGCGACGGCTGGGCCGCCCTGGAGATCGAGGCGGGCAGCTTCGCCCCGTCACCGCTGTTGCCCTTCGGCGTCCCCGGCGCCCAACAGCAGCCCTGGCGGCACCTGTTGGCGACCGGCACCCTGCCGATCAGCGACCCGCCGGCCGCCCCCGTCACCGGAGCACGCTGGCGCGCACTGCTGGAGGAGGGTGCGAACGACTGGCACGCCCTCTACCACCTCGGCCTGGTCCGGCTCGCCGACGGCGAACCCGACGCGGCCCGCCGGGCGTGGCAGCGTTCGCTCGCCGAGCGGCGGTCGCCGTGGGCCCTGCGGGCGCTGGCCTTCCTGGCCGCCACGCCGGACGAAGCCGCGGACCTGATGGCCGAGGCACACCGACTGCGCCCCGACCTGAGGGAGTTGACCACCGAGGTGCTGGACGCCCTGCTGCGGGCCGACCGCGCGAAGGACGCCCTCGCCGCCATCCGGGCCCTGCCCGCCGCCGCCCGCGGCCACGGCCGGATCCGCCTGGCCGAGGCGGAGGCCGCGCACGCCCTCGGCGACCACGACCACGTCCGACGGTTGCTGGCCGAGGGGATCCGCGTCGACAACATGCGCGAGGGCGAGGTCTCCCTCGACACCCTCTGGCTGGCCGTCCACCCGGACCGGCCGGTCCCGCCGCACTACGACTTCCGGATGTCTCAGGGCTGAACCCGGTCGGTCGGCGTTCGTCGGCGCCAGGTCGGCGCCAAGGTCGACGAAGGTGTCTGCCGAAGCGGTCACTCCGGAGGCATGACCTCACAACCTCGCGACCGGTGTGCAACCTTTCCGTTGTCGCGGCGGTGAGTAGGGCAGAGCGACGGTCCGGCAGGGTCGTCGTGCGGACGGAAGAGGAAGCGGATGACCCTGAGCGCATTGCACATCCCGGTGGAGGAGGAACCTCCCCGGCCCGTCGAGGCAGCGGCACTGGCTGCCGTGACCGGCGCCGACCGTTGGGGGCTCGACTTCGAGGAGTTCGCCGCCACCCGCTGGCGGCGGCTGGTGCGCACCGCCTACCTGCTCACCGGCGACCACCACGAGGCCGAGGACGTGGTGCAGGCGACCTTCGCGAAGGTCTTCCGGAGCTGGTCCCGGATCAGTCGCCTGGACGAGCCGGACGCCTACGTCCACCGGGCCCTGGTGAACAACAACCTGAGCCGTCACCGGCGGCGCCGGGTCAGGCAGTTGCTCGTGCCCGTCCTCCCCGACCGGGCGCACACCGCGGGCGGCGGCCACCGGGCCGTCGAGGAGCGCTCGGTGCTGCTCCAGGCGCTGGCGGAACTGCCGCCCCGCCAGCGGGCCGTGGTCGTCCTGCGGTACTGGGAGGACATGGGCGAGCAGCAGGTCGCCGAGGTGCTCGGCTGCTCGCTGGGCAATGTGAAGAGCCAGGCCAGCCGCGGCCTTTCGAAGCTGCGCGGCCATCCGGCCCTGGCCTCGTACGCAACGGAGGCAACGGACGCAACGGACAGCGACAGCACCGGTCCGACGACCGGCAGCACGACCGACCGCACGAACGGAGGAGACAGGTGATGGACACCCAGCACATGGACACCGAGGACATGCTGCGCGGCGCGCTGCGGGACGAGGCGGACGGACTCGCGGTGGGGGAGTGGACCGTCGGGCCCCTCCGGGAGCACGTCCGCCGGCAGCGGCGCGGGCGCCGGGTGGTGACGGGCGTGTCGGCCGTGGTGGCCGCGCTCGCGGTGGTGGCCGGTACGGGCGCGGTGCTGTCCGCGCAGCACGGGCCCCGGGCCGTCGGGCCGGCGGCGCAGGCCCCGCTGGTACCGGCGGAGCCGGCGCCCGAGCCGGTGGTGCTGGAGCCCGGTCAGCAGCTGCCGTTGGGCCGCCAGGACTGGTGGATGCAGCTGAAGGACCAGGAGATCTGCATCCACGACGCCCCCTCGTACAAGACCGGGCCGGGCTGCGGCGGATACTCCTGGGCGGCGGGTTCGACCGGGATGGCCATGCAGTACCTCGCGAACCTGCCGCAGGGCGAGGAGGGTCTGTACAACCTCGTCTACCACGGGCCCGGTCCGGTGGCCCGGATGACCGTGGAGCTGGGCGGCCGGGCCTACTGGGCCGCCGTCGTCACGCTCCCCGGCACCCCGGGCTACGCCACCGGCTACGCCTGGGCGCCCAGTCTCAGGGCGACCGGCGACCCGAAGATCTACCCGGCCGAGGGCGTCAGGATCACCGCGTACGACGCCCAGGGCGGGGTCCTGGCGACCAAGATCCTGACATCCTGACCGGTACCGCCAGTACTGCCGGTACCGCTGCTCGGCCGTCTGCGGTACTTCCGTGAGCGAACGTGTCCATGTCGGGGGCGCCGGAGCACCAGTCGTCCTTCTCGATCACACAATGTGACGGCCATGTCACGTGATCGAAAGGACCGACCTGTGGCACCCGCACACCGACGGAGACCGATCCCTCCCGGACGTCCCCGCAGACCCTCCCTCAGGCGCCCGCTCGGCGCGGCCCTCGCGCTCTCGCTGGCCGCCGGACCGCTGCTGCTGTCCGTACAGGCCTGGGCCGGCGAGAGCGCCGCGCCGCCGCCGAACCCGACCACCACCGCGAGGTCCGGCGGCGCCACCGACCAGCCGCCGGACCGGACGGACCGCCCGGGACCGGAGGCGCCCCGGCTGGTCAGGCCGCTGCAGCGGGTGCCGGGGCTGACCATCATCGACGCGGACGCCTCCGCCAGCTCCACCCCGACCTTCGGCGAGCCGTCGATCGCGATCAACCCCGCCAACCCCCAGCAGATCGCCATCACCCGATTCGGCCCCATCCCGGGATCGCGCTGGAACAACGCCGCCCAGCTGCTCTACTCCACCAACGGCGGCACCAGCTGGACCCCCGAGTCGGCCATCCCGGTCCCGCCGGGCGTCCCCGGCACCTCCGGCGGGCCGTGCGACCAGACGATCGACTACGGCCGCAACGGCACCCTCTACGGCACCTTCCTCACCTGCAACACCGGCGCCAACGTGGTGGTTACCGGCTCGACCACCGACCCCACCAAGGCCTCGTCGTGGGCGTGGAACAACCCCACGCCCACCACCACCCAGCTCACCACCGGCACGCACCCGTTCAACGACCAGCCCTGGCTGATCACCAACCCCGACACCGCCACCCCGACCCAGGACAACGTCTACGTCGGCTACCAGGACTTCAACGCCACCGGCACCACGGCCAGTCCGCACGACCGGGTGAACGTCGCCCGCAACCACGCCAGCCCGGTCGACTTCCCCGCCGCCAACGACGTGGGGGTCGGATCGGGGGCCCTGAACGACGGCATCAACGGCGGCCTCCGGCTGGCCGGCGACCCGCGCAACGGCGCCGTGTACGCCCTCTACCAGCAGGGCGGCAGCAACACGGTCAGCCAGCCCCAGCCCGTCACCATCAGGATCAACCGGTCCACCGACGGCGGCCGGACCTGGGACCTGGGCAACCCCCGCTCCCCCAGCACACCCCCGACCACGGCCACGGACGGCGTCACCGTCGCCTCGGTCAGCAGCGACCAGGGCAACCAGGGCTTCAAGTTCGGCGGGGTCAACGCGCTGATCGGCGGCATCCACCACGCCGCCGTCGACCCGACCAGCGGCGACGTGTTCGTCGCGTACGGCGTCGACGTCTCGGGCACCAACCAGATCCGGCTGCGCCGGCTCACCGACAACGGCGCGAACGACCTCACCATCGGCTCCGAGGTGAACGTCTCCACCTCGACGAACGCGGCGCTGCCGTCCGTCGCGGTGCTCAGCGACGGCACCGTCGGGGTCCTCTACCTGACCTCCGACGGCAACAACACCAACGGCTTCCCGATCTTCACCGCGCACCTCGCCCGGAGCTTCGACCACGGCGCCACCTTCACCGACTTCCAGCTGCGCTCCTACACCACGCCGGTGGGCACCGCCGGATTCCCCACCGAGCGACTGTTCGGTGACTACGAGCAGCTCAAGGCGGTCGGCACCACCTTCTACGGCGCGTTCGTCGGCAACCTCAACGGCACCGGCCAGACCACGGCCCAGCCGACCGACACGATCTTCTTCAGCGTCCCGAAGACGGCCACCAGCTCGACGCTCACCTCCTCCGCCGACCCGTCCGTCTACGGGCAGCCGGTGACCTTCACCGCCACCGTCGTCCCGACCCCGGACGGCGGAACGGTCACGTTCAAGGTCGACGGCACCCAACTCGGCAGCCCGGTGCCGGTCGACACCACGACCGGGAAGGCCACCTCGGCCGCCATCTCCTCGCTGACCGTCGGCGACCACACCGTCGAGGCCACCTACAGCGGTGACCTCGACTTCCAGGGCAACACGGCCATGAGCCTGACCCAGACCGTCACCCAGGCCTCCGTCACCACCACGCTCGCCTCCTCGGACGGCGGCCAGGCGGCCTTCGGACAGCCCGTCACCTTCACCGACACGGTCTGCCCGGCGCCCCCGAGCACCGACCCGGCCCTGCCGCCCTCCGGGACGGTGACGTTCCGGGACGGCTCCACCGTGCTCGGCACCGGCACCCTCGCCCCCGGTGGCGGCGCCCACTGCGGTCAGACCCAGGTGACCTTCGCCGACCTGCTCCCCGGCAGCCACACGATCACCGCGCAGTACAGCGGTGACGGCAACTTCCTGGCGGGCGGGCCGGAAACCCTCACCGAGATGGTGACCTGCGCCAACGTCATCACCGGTGACGTCCGCGGCGGCGTGGACGCGACCGCGCCGAGCACCTGCGTCATCGGCGCCACCGTGCACGGGTCGGTCCACGGCGCGGCCGGCGGGGCCCTGTTCATCGGCCACTCCACCGTCTTCGGCGATGTGCACTCCGAGCACGGCACGCTCTTCGCCATGTGCGGCTCCACCTCCACCGGCACGGTGGAGGTGGGTGGTGCGAGCGGGTTCGTCCTCGTCGGCGACCCGGGTGACGACCGCTGCACCGGCAACCGGGTCAACGGCTCCGTCCACCTCATCGACAACCACGCGGGCGCCGAGCTGATCGCCAACCGGATCGGCGGCTCGGTCGAGGTCAACGGCACGACCGGCACCGGTCCGTTCCCCGAGGACACCCAGGCCGAGATCGAGGGCAACACGATCGGTGGCTCGCTCCACTGCACCGGCAACAACCCGCCGCCGACCAACGGCGGTCACCCCAACACCGTCCACGGCACGCGCACCGGGCAGTGCGCCAATCTGTGAACCGGTGAACCGGTGAACCGGTAAGTCGATCCGAGGGGTCCGGCGCCGCGCGCCGGGCCCCTCGGCACGCCCGCCCCCGTACCCGCCCGGAATCTGTCGATCAGCCGGAGTTTCCCGGTTTCGGTGGCGCCCGGCCGGCCGCTGAGGGATCGTCGGTCAACGACGCCCAACCGGGCGGGCAGCGTCAGGTCGACGCCGAAAGGGGTGCCGTGGTGCAGCAGACGTGGACGACGGACGAGTTCGGAACCTCGCACGAAGGCAGGGTCGGCGTGCTCCTGGCCGACGGCACCACCCCACGCCCGGTCACCTACCCGACGGCGAGCGGCGGCGGCGGATCGAGTACGTCGTACTGGACGGCCTACACCGGAGACCGCTTCGGCCTCGCCCCCAGGGCGCACGCGCTGCGCCCGGTCTGCTCCTGCGGGTGGACCGGACCCGAGCACCGGGTCGACTGGCCCGAGCCCGACGAGGAGGGCGAGGACGGCAAGGCGGAGTTCGGCGACCAGGCCTACGACGCGGCCGACGCCTGCCAGGACGAATGGGACGAGCACATCGCCGAGGTGGAGCGGTCGACCG contains:
- a CDS encoding LacI family DNA-binding transcriptional regulator yields the protein MVTMQDVARRAGVTKQTVSNVISGRVAVRPATAARVRAAIDELGYTPNLVARSLATGSTRTVGLFVPTVAGAFYSAVVEAVEDVLEEHGYHLLLCTTRLDGERARRHLAGLTSRSVDALLIAGDRDLIGHLPLLADARFPVALCAWESDVPDTFPVVTIDYEHAGYLAGRHLRALGHERVAVLASPDHAPRVAGFRRAFAADGLTVPDRAVHTAAEPTVAGGFAAADAALAADPALTAVFATHDVLALGALEAARFAGRSVPGDLSVVGHDDNPEVRLARPALTSVAIPKQEMARLAIELLLRAVAKSGTVVNSLQLLRPELVVRDSTCPPG
- a CDS encoding ABC transporter substrate-binding protein, yielding MRRSTMPATSRVLGAALASALALGVGACGSGSGSDSGSGGEAKAGSSFTYWSMWRAEEPQAQVLKASIADFTAATGIKVDVNWAGRDVSKKIGPAIAANQAPDLWDQANDAIFGAVASAGQARDLSAVLAMQVPGENVPVSQVIPAKYFDMLPKDPAGSNHYVIPYEVATTGLYYNAADPDIAAALPAAPADWAGLLKACDALKARNRPCIASEGEDPWTNGLYLDYLLNAGGVDVSKLAADRSGAAWDAPAVLKAAQQVEQLVKGGYLIPGYDATKYPAQETNWTAGKAALYMNGSWVTAEVAKQVPAGWTFGSILPPGVKSPDAALFGFSVPKKARHAEAAEQFIAFFLQKKQIAGISTTALNITPREDIPAPAELADAQKALSGSTVRLAFDGVAGDWLPKVLDKNYLDLWHGKTGAEQFVAKCKADQASYWKTQG
- a CDS encoding carbohydrate ABC transporter permease, which translates into the protein MPTLLRASLRDSPRPRSGPARQAPPASARRGAGPLQARQRRTFWPFTAPALLTYGVLFLAPVGYAVWTSLHKWDGMGTMQWRGLRNYQLLFQDPYFRTALVNTLKLMFVGGTVTFAISFALTLVLREMRARLFARSVLFFPCLVNGMVFGIAAGFLFSPTGPVDQVLHVLGVTTPPKWLSTDNLLPMILSTLIWTATGYYTSIIMAAVDQIPQYLYEAAELDGANAFQRFRHVTLPCAWDVVSVCAVLWTVSSVKIFELILLFGGTSSAYPPADSWNTAMYVYAEAFPQATTPRLGTATAAAIVSLFMVTVVTLVLRRLMRRDPVEY
- a CDS encoding carbohydrate ABC transporter permease — protein: MQTQRRSSGPVRPIATALVWCVVAADLLLIAWIALTSLRGSSDILRQAFALPAPPRFDNYARAFQDGGFGPAAFNSVIAAVVSSVLAVVIAAPCAYALARRRSRVSSALTVSFAMGLGVPGQVLVVPLFVGLAQVNLLDSRFGLILVYVGLAMPFTVFVLTGFFSGIPTVLEEAAALDGAGPLRTFVQVVIPVARGGLITAFLLQFISSWNETLFALVLTHSQDRITLPVALSQFVAAAQLNGMDYGTMFAGVCIILAPMIALFSWLGTRIIQGMTMGIGK
- a CDS encoding DUF5107 domain-containing protein, whose amino-acid sequence is MTSTLRTDVLRIEGAGDPVGTLPILHGIPSRVADGVGIDAEMRRNLAYGAPHSLLPYTRQDGYDRTRTERDLPTVVLENDVLTATFLPGYGGRLWSLVHRPSGRELLHRNPILQPANLALRDAWPAGGVEWNLGTTGHWPLTCEPLHAVRASAPDGTPVLRMFAYERLRGLILRMDTWLPAGSPVLFVHVAVHNPSTEEAPVYWWSNIAVPQAADVRVLAPADHAFHCDYVSELRRVPFPAVTGGERSRDHNRDHSYPGRAGAAADYFLDLPAGERRWIAALDGTGAGLVQTSTERLRGRKLFCWGTGTGGRHWQEWLSGPGSAYLEIQAGLARTQLEHLPMPAGATWSWVEAYGMLETDPSAVHGPWEQARSAAADALDLLVPAEGLERALALAGQFGEPQEVLAQGDGWAALEIEAGSFAPSPLLPFGVPGAQQQPWRHLLATGTLPISDPPAAPVTGARWRALLEEGANDWHALYHLGLVRLADGEPDAARRAWQRSLAERRSPWALRALAFLAATPDEAADLMAEAHRLRPDLRELTTEVLDALLRADRAKDALAAIRALPAAARGHGRIRLAEAEAAHALGDHDHVRRLLAEGIRVDNMREGEVSLDTLWLAVHPDRPVPPHYDFRMSQG
- a CDS encoding SigE family RNA polymerase sigma factor, translated to MTLSALHIPVEEEPPRPVEAAALAAVTGADRWGLDFEEFAATRWRRLVRTAYLLTGDHHEAEDVVQATFAKVFRSWSRISRLDEPDAYVHRALVNNNLSRHRRRRVRQLLVPVLPDRAHTAGGGHRAVEERSVLLQALAELPPRQRAVVVLRYWEDMGEQQVAEVLGCSLGNVKSQASRGLSKLRGHPALASYATEATDATDSDSTGPTTGSTTDRTNGGDR
- a CDS encoding Ig-like domain-containing protein; the encoded protein is MAPAHRRRPIPPGRPRRPSLRRPLGAALALSLAAGPLLLSVQAWAGESAAPPPNPTTTARSGGATDQPPDRTDRPGPEAPRLVRPLQRVPGLTIIDADASASSTPTFGEPSIAINPANPQQIAITRFGPIPGSRWNNAAQLLYSTNGGTSWTPESAIPVPPGVPGTSGGPCDQTIDYGRNGTLYGTFLTCNTGANVVVTGSTTDPTKASSWAWNNPTPTTTQLTTGTHPFNDQPWLITNPDTATPTQDNVYVGYQDFNATGTTASPHDRVNVARNHASPVDFPAANDVGVGSGALNDGINGGLRLAGDPRNGAVYALYQQGGSNTVSQPQPVTIRINRSTDGGRTWDLGNPRSPSTPPTTATDGVTVASVSSDQGNQGFKFGGVNALIGGIHHAAVDPTSGDVFVAYGVDVSGTNQIRLRRLTDNGANDLTIGSEVNVSTSTNAALPSVAVLSDGTVGVLYLTSDGNNTNGFPIFTAHLARSFDHGATFTDFQLRSYTTPVGTAGFPTERLFGDYEQLKAVGTTFYGAFVGNLNGTGQTTAQPTDTIFFSVPKTATSSTLTSSADPSVYGQPVTFTATVVPTPDGGTVTFKVDGTQLGSPVPVDTTTGKATSAAISSLTVGDHTVEATYSGDLDFQGNTAMSLTQTVTQASVTTTLASSDGGQAAFGQPVTFTDTVCPAPPSTDPALPPSGTVTFRDGSTVLGTGTLAPGGGAHCGQTQVTFADLLPGSHTITAQYSGDGNFLAGGPETLTEMVTCANVITGDVRGGVDATAPSTCVIGATVHGSVHGAAGGALFIGHSTVFGDVHSEHGTLFAMCGSTSTGTVEVGGASGFVLVGDPGDDRCTGNRVNGSVHLIDNHAGAELIANRIGGSVEVNGTTGTGPFPEDTQAEIEGNTIGGSLHCTGNNPPPTNGGHPNTVHGTRTGQCANL